In a genomic window of SAR324 cluster bacterium:
- a CDS encoding response regulator, whose translation MDDCVKILIVDDSITVRTTVKTILEHSGTPFKINEAENGFKALKWLCAISREDIPDVILLDRNMPHLSGDESIRILKADELWRHIPVLFLTAQSDQKELVKGLEELQADDYLPKPFDPKELLARIKILARIKKTEELLRSKNAELNQAIAAQQEAFQQLKTTKIKLAETEAFAAMSRVFEKFVPRQFLQRIAQNGVGSLDFSDVVHETLTILFSDIRSFTNLSEAMKPMEVFRFLNSYISRMLPCIERNGGFVDKFMGDAIMALFDQKNQQEQVRNSLLSAIAMQESLREYNLHRQRHSYPPIRIGIGLHVGQVMIGTLGNDTRMDSTAIGDAVNVAARLENLTKHYGCPIITSDSVISKLPPDYHPAYRKLDLVTVKGKTEAIAMYEIFESDPEPLRDKKQRMAPIYHEGIELFQQRDWSTAAMKFENCMNLLPEDVPSGLMRRRCDEYQTNPPDSDWNGAIQLTFK comes from the coding sequence ATGGATGATTGCGTCAAAATCCTGATTGTGGATGATTCCATAACCGTCAGAACCACTGTGAAAACAATCCTGGAACACTCCGGCACTCCATTTAAAATCAATGAGGCGGAAAATGGATTTAAGGCACTCAAGTGGCTGTGTGCCATTTCACGAGAGGATATTCCGGATGTGATCCTGCTCGACCGGAACATGCCTCATCTTTCAGGGGATGAAAGCATACGTATTCTCAAAGCAGATGAACTGTGGCGGCACATTCCAGTGCTGTTTTTGACAGCACAAAGCGACCAGAAGGAACTGGTCAAAGGCCTGGAAGAACTTCAAGCGGATGACTATCTGCCGAAACCTTTTGATCCAAAGGAATTGCTGGCACGGATCAAGATACTGGCACGGATCAAAAAAACAGAAGAATTGCTGAGGTCAAAAAATGCTGAACTCAATCAGGCAATTGCCGCCCAGCAGGAAGCTTTTCAACAGCTCAAAACCACAAAAATCAAACTTGCCGAAACAGAAGCCTTTGCCGCGATGAGCCGGGTTTTTGAAAAATTTGTTCCCCGCCAGTTTCTTCAGCGGATTGCCCAGAATGGTGTGGGTTCGCTTGACTTCAGTGATGTGGTTCACGAAACCCTGACTATTTTATTCAGCGATATCCGTTCTTTCACCAATCTGTCTGAAGCCATGAAGCCCATGGAGGTGTTCCGTTTTCTCAATTCCTATATTTCACGCATGCTTCCCTGCATTGAACGGAATGGCGGGTTTGTCGATAAATTTATGGGAGACGCGATCATGGCCCTGTTTGACCAGAAAAACCAGCAGGAACAGGTACGCAACAGCTTGCTGTCTGCCATCGCCATGCAGGAATCCTTACGGGAATATAACCTTCACCGCCAACGCCACAGTTATCCGCCTATCCGCATCGGCATCGGCCTGCATGTCGGTCAGGTCATGATCGGGACACTGGGTAATGATACACGCATGGATTCCACCGCCATTGGTGATGCGGTGAATGTGGCCGCCCGTCTGGAAAATCTGACCAAACATTATGGCTGCCCCATCATCACGTCTGATTCAGTGATCAGTAAACTTCCTCCAGATTATCATCCGGCATACCGGAAACTGGATCTGGTGACCGTCAAGGGAAAGACGGAAGCAATTGCCATGTATGAAATTTTTGAAAGTGATCCGGAACCTCTACGTGATAAAAAACAGCGGATGGCGCCAATTTATCATGAAGGAATTGAGTTGTTTCAACAGCGTGACTGGTCGACTGCGGCTATGAAATTTGAAAACTGCATGAACCTCCTGCCAGAGGACGTACCCTCCGGTTTGATGCGGAGACGCTGTGACGAATATCAAACGAATCCCCCCGATTCTGATTGGAATGGAGCCATTCAGTTGACATTCAAATAA
- a CDS encoding STAS domain-containing protein produces MRLNATPDGFVMEGTATLSDAPLLASELRHALGSKLDCIVVDTAMLNEVDTAILQVMVSARITARNRGKELLVLPMSDAFRLAMEALGLDTFLGEQGLHG; encoded by the coding sequence ATGCGATTGAATGCCACCCCGGACGGTTTTGTGATGGAAGGAACAGCCACACTGTCTGATGCCCCACTGCTGGCCTCCGAATTGCGGCATGCGCTGGGGTCCAAACTCGATTGTATCGTTGTGGACACCGCAATGCTCAATGAAGTGGACACCGCAATTCTGCAAGTCATGGTGTCTGCCAGAATCACCGCACGGAATAGGGGAAAAGAACTCCTGGTCCTGCCCATGAGCGACGCCTTTCGCCTGGCTATGGAGGCGTTGGGCCTGGATACTTTTTTGGGTGAACAGGGGCTTCATGGATGA
- a CDS encoding succinylglutamate desuccinylase/aspartoacylase family protein, translating into MTKFIKETLPLHHTASGCRYDLDVWRYSPPRATRTVYLQGGIHGIEITGIPVLYEFMEVIEQHQLPDRFICVPQANPMGLDSQMMAVQTGYNNLHTNPQNCLNWNRITNLGEHAGIEGYWIQQLLRLAEEAEVVLDLHTAGAEALPHVYSHASQIATVTGLGIPHILSWTGISTSFSDTCFQRGKTATTFELSASRKVEMSWVSRSVDYLKRYFGLLPPIEGSRIWIVEKQYKSLYSPFHGVLCWLRETGDEICQGEPLAFVYSRDGKQTLISPYNGVLLIKYPIHAPYERQEVAKILVAE; encoded by the coding sequence ATGACAAAATTTATCAAGGAAACCCTGCCCCTCCATCATACCGCGTCTGGATGCCGGTATGACCTGGATGTATGGCGTTATTCTCCACCCCGGGCGACCCGGACTGTTTATCTTCAGGGGGGGATCCACGGCATTGAAATCACTGGAATCCCGGTGCTTTATGAATTCATGGAAGTGATAGAACAGCATCAACTTCCCGACCGGTTTATTTGTGTGCCACAGGCGAACCCGATGGGGCTGGACAGCCAGATGATGGCGGTGCAAACCGGTTACAACAATCTGCACACCAATCCACAAAATTGTCTGAACTGGAACCGCATCACCAACCTGGGTGAGCATGCCGGGATTGAAGGCTACTGGATTCAGCAGCTTCTGCGTCTGGCCGAGGAAGCGGAGGTGGTTCTTGATCTGCACACGGCAGGTGCCGAAGCGTTGCCGCATGTGTATAGCCATGCCAGCCAGATTGCCACTGTGACCGGCTTGGGAATTCCGCACATTCTGTCCTGGACCGGTATTTCTACCAGTTTTTCAGATACCTGTTTCCAGAGAGGAAAGACAGCCACCACTTTTGAACTGTCTGCCAGCCGGAAAGTGGAAATGTCATGGGTGAGCCGCAGTGTGGATTATCTGAAACGTTATTTTGGTTTGTTGCCTCCTATTGAGGGTTCCCGCATCTGGATTGTTGAGAAACAATATAAAAGTCTCTATTCCCCGTTTCATGGTGTTTTATGCTGGCTTCGTGAAACAGGAGACGAAATTTGTCAGGGCGAGCCACTGGCTTTTGTGTATTCACGGGACGGAAAACAAACATTGATTTCTCCGTACAACGGTGTGTTGTTGATCAAATACCCGATCCATGCGCCTTATGAACGTCAGGAGGTTGCCAAAATACTGGTTGCGGAATGA
- a CDS encoding Dyp-type peroxidase — MTPQTGITPEAGKHGLFVVLNVQNPQTQAQQVFRICSKFPELLTAISQMDTSANLCGTISFGATFWNLISPQKRPLQLKTFQTISGSQQQIPATGGDILFHVHSSRPDLNYELLQPLLEQLGSQVSVVEDVQAKQYLDSRDLTGFIDGTENPQGDERAEAALIGEEDPEFAGGSYVFSQRFVHKMTSWNKLSQGEQENIIGRTKPDSVELAEDVKPPTSHISRVVIEEEGDELQIVRHSLPYYSLSGEKGLFFLAYTKDLTIVDKMLSNMFGTSGDGLTDHLMNYTTPVTGAMFFTPSLETLRNVQNLK; from the coding sequence ATGACTCCTCAAACTGGTATTACTCCCGAAGCAGGAAAACATGGACTCTTTGTGGTTTTGAATGTGCAAAACCCACAGACACAGGCTCAACAGGTATTCAGGATCTGTTCAAAGTTTCCTGAACTGTTGACCGCGATCAGCCAAATGGACACCTCCGCGAATTTATGCGGAACCATTAGTTTTGGCGCAACTTTCTGGAATTTGATTTCGCCGCAAAAACGTCCGTTACAATTAAAAACATTCCAGACAATATCCGGCAGTCAGCAACAGATACCCGCTACTGGAGGAGACATTCTGTTTCATGTTCATTCAAGCCGTCCGGATTTGAATTATGAACTTCTGCAACCGCTCCTCGAACAACTGGGAAGTCAGGTCTCGGTTGTTGAAGACGTGCAGGCAAAACAATATCTGGATTCACGGGATCTGACCGGTTTTATTGATGGAACCGAAAATCCCCAAGGCGATGAACGTGCGGAAGCCGCATTGATTGGTGAGGAGGATCCGGAATTTGCCGGGGGAAGTTATGTATTTTCACAACGCTTTGTTCATAAAATGACATCCTGGAACAAGCTCTCACAAGGCGAACAGGAAAATATCATTGGTCGCACCAAACCGGATTCTGTGGAACTTGCTGAGGATGTGAAACCACCAACTTCGCATATCAGTCGTGTGGTTATTGAGGAAGAAGGAGACGAATTGCAAATTGTCCGGCACAGTTTGCCTTATTATTCTCTTTCCGGAGAGAAAGGCCTGTTTTTTCTGGCCTACACCAAAGATCTCACCATTGTCGATAAAATGTTGTCCAACATGTTTGGAACCAGTGGCGATGGCTTGACCGATCATCTGATGAATTACACTACACCTGTCACTGGTGCCATGTTTTTCACACCATCACTGGAAACATTAAGGAACGTTCAAAATCTGAAATAA
- a CDS encoding ABC transporter ATP-binding protein — protein MNTTSELLLQCNGLSKHFNGMSAVNDISFGLYQHELMVLLGPSGCGKSTLLRMIAGLQSPDKGNIRLHGKAVFDSGMNIPPEKRKVGMVFQDIALFPHLSVAENIAFGIARGKFTSRIVDEMLELVNLEGYGAKMPHELSGGEQQRVAIARALAPEPALLLMDEPFSSLDYQLRVKLRAEVRDILKRKGLSAILVTHDQIEAFSFADRMLLLHQGAIIQEGLPAEIYHAPVSAWAAAFVGDANFFSDVEFQAFFPDHVFEYRESGKQIMIRPEDITVEKCSDALSGTVLIEKVEFHGSQQWLWLKTAGGASAHCRVHSRETWTAGESVCLRIHHHSFV, from the coding sequence ATGAATACGACGTCTGAGTTACTTCTCCAATGCAATGGATTGAGCAAACATTTTAACGGGATGTCTGCTGTGAACGACATCAGTTTCGGGCTGTATCAGCATGAACTGATGGTCCTTCTGGGACCTTCCGGATGCGGCAAATCAACGCTCCTCAGGATGATAGCCGGATTACAGTCCCCTGATAAAGGAAACATCAGACTGCATGGAAAGGCTGTATTTGATTCAGGCATGAACATTCCGCCTGAAAAACGAAAAGTGGGGATGGTGTTTCAGGATATCGCGCTGTTTCCTCATTTATCTGTTGCGGAGAATATCGCGTTTGGAATTGCCCGCGGCAAGTTCACTTCCAGGATTGTTGATGAAATGCTTGAACTGGTTAATCTTGAGGGCTATGGCGCCAAAATGCCGCATGAACTTTCAGGCGGTGAGCAACAGCGTGTCGCCATTGCGAGGGCTTTGGCTCCGGAACCGGCATTATTGCTGATGGATGAACCGTTCAGTAGCCTTGATTACCAATTGCGCGTCAAATTGCGCGCAGAAGTGCGTGACATTCTGAAACGCAAGGGGTTGAGCGCCATTCTGGTGACGCATGATCAGATCGAGGCGTTTTCTTTTGCGGATAGAATGCTGTTGCTCCATCAGGGCGCCATCATTCAGGAAGGACTTCCTGCGGAGATATACCATGCTCCTGTCTCAGCCTGGGCGGCCGCATTTGTGGGAGATGCCAATTTCTTTTCCGATGTGGAATTTCAAGCGTTTTTCCCGGATCATGTTTTTGAGTATCGGGAAAGCGGAAAACAAATCATGATACGTCCCGAGGATATTACGGTTGAAAAATGTTCTGACGCCCTTTCAGGCACGGTATTGATTGAGAAGGTTGAATTTCACGGCAGTCAGCAGTGGCTCTGGTTAAAAACAGCAGGAGGCGCAAGTGCTCATTGCCGTGTTCATTCACGAGAAACATGGACTGCCGGAGAAAGCGTTTGTCTGCGTATTCATCATCACTCCTTCGTATGA